A stretch of Fusarium poae strain DAOMC 252244 chromosome 2, whole genome shotgun sequence DNA encodes these proteins:
- a CDS encoding hypothetical protein (TransMembrane:2 (o45-67i110-131o)), whose protein sequence is MDKATLLTASKVDLSVPTYPRSNITRLIGPSLQIALRFQSLVGSISIFLCLRVCYVASITFASVLYASKTVTFKAFVAAKFSAFHSFNMSSQALASAWNSKKVQRLRNKIWYEFAVFVLGSGNLIFLMLFWPGWWVLAGAGWAGWMLFG, encoded by the coding sequence ATGGACAAAGCAACGCTTCTAACCGCTTCCAAAGTGGATCTGAGCGTTCCGACCTATCCCCGCTCAAATATTACCAGGTTGATCGGCCCGTCCCTACAAATTGCCCTTCGCTTCCAGAGCCTCGTCGGTTCCATCTCAATCTTCCTCTGCCTGCGCGTCTGCTATGTCGCGAGCATCACCTTCGCGAGCGTTCTCTATGCCAGCAAAACAGTGACCTTTAAAGCTTTTGTTGCAGCAAAATTCAGCGCTTTCCACAGCTTCAACATGTCCAGCCAAGCTCTTGCAAGTGCCTGGAATTCGAAAAAGGTCCAGAGGTTACGGAACAAGATCTGGTACGAATTCGCCGTCTTCGTTCTGGGTAGCGGGaacctcatcttcctcatGCTCTTCTGGCCAGGCTGGTGGGTTCTTGCAGGCGCGGGCTGGGCAGGATGGATGCTCTTTGGCTGA
- a CDS encoding hypothetical protein (BUSCO:44862at5125) produces MSDSGASRFKPQNKTTNERLSTHTVGLVALSDFRKRRAEVLEQQERESREAAYSGTSTPDVSQAGTPDNAGSDSGNGSRPMKKKKKKQGKKLLSFDDEEGEDEEPAIKPKSKPRKASADETEGSEGEFKPKFKANASVGMVPKAMTKAAMRKEAAERDALRREFLAIQEAVKATEIALPFVFYDGSNIPGGIVRLKKGDFIWVFLDKSRKVGADLGVGEKANARREWARVGVDDLMLVRGTVIIPHHYDFYFFAMNKTPGPDGEPVFKYTAEPPQKPTPTDDAAVPHEPLATPASRAAAAAAAAKALPDINTLEGADEDPTLTKVVDRRWYEKNKHIFPASMWQEFDPEKDYGKEVRKDAGGNTFFFSR; encoded by the exons ATGTCTGACTCAGGAGCCTCTCGATTCAAGCCACAGAACAAAACCACTAATGAGCGTCTATCAACACACACAGTAGGCCTTGTCGCCCTTTCCGATTTTCGCAAGCGACGCGCAGAAGTCCTTGAACAACAGGAGCGCGAGTCTCGCGAAGCTGCATACTCAGGCACGTCCACTCCGGATGTTTCCCAGGCAGGCACTCCTGACAACGCTGGCAGTGATAGCGGAAATGGATCGCGACcaatgaagaagaagaaaaagaagcaggGGAAGAAGTTATTGTCgtttgatgacgaggagggcgaggatgaagagccAGCGATCAAACCCAAATCGAAGCCCCGAAAGGCCAGCGCGGACGAAACAGAAGGCAGCGAAGGCGAGTTCAAACCCAAGTTCAAGGCCAATGCTTCAGTCGGAATGGTGCCGAAAGCCATGACCAAAGCCGCAATGCGCAAAGAAGCCGCCGAACGAGACGCTTTGCGACGCGAATTCTTGGCTATCCAAGAAGCCGTCAAGGCCACCGAGATCGCCCTTCCTTTTGTATTCTACGACGGCAGCAATATTCCTGGCGGCATTGTCAGATTAAAGAAAGGCGACTTTAtatgggtgttcctcgacaAGAGCCGAAAGGTTGGCGCCGACTTGGGCGTTGGAGAAAAAGCAAACGCAAGGAGAGAATGGGCTAGAGTCGGTGTTGATGATTTGATGCTAGTTCGCGGTACAGTTATTATACCTCAC CATTATGACTTCTATTTCTTCGCCATGAACAAGACTCCGGGTCCTGACGGCGAGCCTGTCTTCAAATATACCGCCGAACCCCCGCAAAAACCCACACCGACAGATGACGCTGCAGTCCCCCACGAACCACTTGCCACGCCTGCCTCGAGAGcagcagcggcggcggctGCTGCTAAAGCTTTACCCGATATAAACACCCTCGAGGGCGCCGATGAAGACCCTACGCTCACAAAGGTCGTTGATAGGCGGTGGTATGAGAAGAACAAACACATCTTCCCTGCGAGTATGTGGCAAGAGTTTGATCCCGAAAAGGACTACGGGAAGGAAGTGCGGAAGGATGCTGGCGGGAACacgttcttcttctcgcgTTGA
- a CDS encoding hypothetical protein (SECRETED:SignalP(1-15)~BUSCO:55811at5125) has product MQFLSLVIMATSALAIPAKLPSKAPAPTCMEKGTKVSSWKLTDFVYNVQKSTNTATVEFDLHNAALDYTANCYGKSVSKKALFDGKTDYTCKVPNGADSATFKYNHKKGVISIFQHWACVQEGGWFEAIGNKTSAETKSDCHSTTKSETCTKASFTVPVLEMRAVL; this is encoded by the coding sequence ATGCAATTCCTTAGCCTCGTCATTATGGCTACTTCAGCCCTGGCCATTCCCGCCAAGCTCCCATCCAAGGCCCCAGCACCAACATGTATGGAAAAGGGCACAAAGGTCTCTTCATGGAAACTCACAGACTTTGTCTACAACGTTCAAAAGAGCACAAACACCGCCACAGTCGAGTTTGACCTCCACAACGCTGCCCTCGACTACACGGCCAACTGTTACGGCAAGTCAGTCTCCAAGAAGGCCCTCTTTGACGGCAAAACCGACTACACCTGCAAGGTCCCCAACGGAGCCGACTCCGCCACCTTCAAGTACAACCACAAGAAGGGTGTTATCTCCATCTTCCAGCACTGGGCCTGCGTGCAGGAGGGTGGTTGGTTCGAGGCCATTGGCAACAAGACTTCTGCCGAGACCAAGTCTGATTGTCACTCTACAACCAAGTCCGAGACTTGCACAAAGGCCTCCTTCACCGTCCCCGTTCTCGAGATGCGTGCCGTCCTGTAA
- a CDS encoding hypothetical protein (TransMembrane:11 (o466-486i498-517o523-544i556-576o588-607i628-647o653-676i697-715o721-741i753-774o794-814i)) yields the protein MAPQTMKAVNYQGPFKVSVEDVELPKLQHPDDVIVKVTTAAICGSDLHMYEGRTKAEPGITFGHENMGIVEQLGEGITLLKKGDRVVMPFNVADGRCRNCEEGKTAFCTGVNPGFAGGAYGYVAMGPYRGGQAQYIRVPYADFNALKLPAGKEHESDFILLADIFPTGWHGVEISGFRSGESVAVFGAGPVGLMAAYSAVLRGASRVFVVDRVPERLQAAEKIGCTPIDFSKGDAVDLIMKANGGDEVDRSVDAVGYQAIGNSGNTEQPNIVLENMIRVTRPCGGLGIPGLYVPSDPGASDEASAKGMISLSFGKLFEKGLTIGTGQCNVKSYNRYLRDLIISGRAKPSFVVSHEINIDEAEVAYENIPKRLGFGHKPVLLQLASNNMATTTSLELTSNRPEGNEEEHSEMASIDTLPPTDRGRGAYTALACCTMAQAPIWGYSVSFGIFQEYYSAHTNLKASPSAIASIGASQTGTMYLMMPLAFIALNRFPRLRKWCGPLGLAITVISLTSSAFVSNVAGLIATQGVLYAIGCSLLFSPISLYMDEWFVERKGFAFGVLWAGKSTIGAVMPFLFNALLQRFGLKATLLSWTVASAAMTSPTLFFLKPRVEVTRDLRPRPISFAFMGLASFWMLQFGIIVQSLGYLMPSTYLASYASTIGLSSVTGPILLALFSLASVPGSLIHGMLGDKVSSSKVILVSSLGSALPVFLLWGLNRHISTMVVFVVLYGFFAGGFSATWSGALQEVKGDNELIDTSLVFGMLLGGRGLGFVVAGPLSGALFSAGNSLASGDSLGYATKYGPMILCTGVTAILGA from the exons ATGGCTCCACAGACTATGAAGGCTGTCAACTACCAGGGCCCTTTCAAGGTCTCAGTAGAAGACGTCGAACTGCCCAAGCTGCAACATCCCGACGACGTCATTGTCAAGGTCACGACG GCTGCTATCTGTGGCTCCGATCTACA CATGTACGAAGGTAGAACGAAAGCAGAACCCGGTATTACCTTTG GCCATGAGAATATGGGAATAGTAGAACAGCTCGGCGAGGGAATAACTCTCCTTAAGAAAGGGGACCGCGTCGTTATGCCCTTTAACGTCGCTGACGGCCGCTGCCGCAATTGCGAAGAGGGCAAGACTGCTTTCTGCACTGGCGTAAACCCTGGATTTGCTGGAGGTGCCTATGGCTACGTTGCCATGGGCCCTTACAGAGGTGGTCAGGCTCAGTACATTAGAGTTCCGTACGCTGATTTTAATGCTCTTAAACTCCCTGCTGGGAAAGAGCATGAGTCTGATTTCATTCTTCTTGCTG ATATCTTCCCTACCGGCTGGCATGGTGTTGAAATTTCGGGTTTCCGATCTGGCGAGAGCGTCGCTGTCTTCGGTGCTGGCCCGGTAGGTCTCATGGCAGCATACTCAGCCGTCCTGCGTGGCGCCTCGCGAGTGTTCGTCGTGGACCGTGTTCCCGAGCGTCTTCAGGCGGCTGAAAAGATTGGTTGCACGCCTATCGACTTCTCCAAGGGTGATGCCGTGGATCTCATCATGAAAGCCAATGGCGGAGATGAAGTTGATCGATCTGTCGATGCTGTCGGTTATCAAGCTATTGGAAACAGTGGCAATACTGAACAGCCCAACATCGTTCTCGAGAATATGATCCGTGTTACCAGACCTTGTGGTGGTCTTGGAATTCCTGGTCTCTACGTCCCTAGCGATCCCGGTGCTTCAGACGAGGCCTCTGCCAAGGGTATGATCAGTCTTAGCTTTGGCAAACTCTTTGAGAAG GGACTCACCATCGGTACGGGTCAGTGCAATGTCAAGTCTTATAACCGCTACCTTCGAGATCTCATCATCTCTGGACGGGCTAAGCCTAGCTTCGTCGTTTCGCATGAGATCAACATTGATGAAGCTGAAGTCGCTTATGAGAA TATCCCAAAGCG ATTGGGATTCGGACACAAGCCTGTTCTGTTGCAATTGGCATCAAACAATATGGCGACGACTACTTCTCTTGAACTCACGAGCAATCGCCCTGAAGGTAACGAGGAAGAACACTCAGAGATGGCTTCAATCGATACTCTACCACCAACCGATCGAGGTCGCGGAGCGTATACAGCTCTTGCTTGCTGCACAATGGCCCAAGCACCTATCTGGG GATACTCTGTATCTTTCGGGATCTTTCAAGAATACTACTCTGCCCACACAAACCTCAAAGCCTCTCCTAGTGCTATCGCTTCAATCGGTGCATCGCAAACAGGAACAATGTATCTGATGATGCCTCTGGCTTTCATCGCCCTTAATCGTTTCCCTCGACTTCGGAAGTGGTGCGGACCACTCGGTCTCGCCATCACCGTCATAAGCTTGACCTCTTCGGCATTCGTCAGTAATGTTGCTGGACTCATCGCGACACAGGGTGTTTTGTATGCTATTGGTTGTAGTTTGCTTTTCAGCCCTATTTCGCTCTATATGGATGAATGGTTCGTCGAGCGTAAAGGATTCGCATTCGGAGTTCTCTGGGCTGGCAAGTCAACTATAGGGGCCGTCATGCCATTTCTATTCAACGCCTTACTTCAAAGATTCGGGCTCAAAGCGACTCTTCTCTCTTGGACAGTTGCATCGGCTGCCATGACCTCACCTACGCTCTTCTTCCTGAAGCCCCGAGTTGAGGTCACCCGTGACTTGCGACCACGTCCCATCAGCTTTGCTTTCATGGGGCTCGCATCATTCTGGATGCTGCAGTTTGGTATTATTGTTCAATCACTTGGATATCTGATGCCAAGCACATATCTAGCAAGCTACGCCAGCACAATTGGTCTCTCGTCGGTCACTGGACCAATCCTGCTGGCCCTCTTTTCACTTGCTTCTGTGCCTGGATCTCTTATTCACGGCATGCTTGGTGACAAGGTCTCTTCGTCCAAAGTCATTCTTGTCTCTTCATTAGGAAGCGCGCTCCCAGTGTTTCTATTATGGGGGCTCAATCGTCACATTAGCACCATGGTGGTGTTTGTGGTTCTCTATGGCTTCTTCGCTGGAGGATTCAGCGCTACATGGTCAGGGGCTTTGCAGGAAGTTAAGGGGGATAACGAACTCATCGATACCTCTTTGGTGTTCGGTATGTTACTCGGTGGTCGTGGACTGGGATTTGTCGTTGCAGGACCTTTGAGCGGTGCACTTTTCTCGGCTGGGAACTCGTTGGCAAGCGGCGATAGTCTTGGCTATGCGACCAAGTATGGCCCAATGATTCTTTGCACTGGTGTAACAGCAATACTAGGAGCATGA
- a CDS encoding hypothetical protein (TransMembrane:12 (i56-75o95-115i122-140o152-172i184-203o215-237i286-306o326-343i350-370o376-401i413-433o439-466i)), with translation MALNSREKESGNESPVSYDAERINTIGDGVVTDNVQLVCPSSTTDSKLMAKIDFHVIPFLCIMYLLAFLDRVNIANADVFGLSEELGLEKTEYNTALVVFFVPYILFEIPSNILLKRFKPHVWLSLNMFLFGLTTLLQGFVQNYSGLIATRFFLGLFETGMFPGAFYLIGMFYRRQEAQRRYSFFFNSTTLAGAFGGLLAAAIGKMSGVRGYAGWRWIFILEGGLTVLVSFFFYFLLPNFPEQAKWLTPEEKDYVIARLRADQGHAGAERKTTFSDALNVLKDYKIIIGGFMYFGLIVPAYGYAYFAPGIIKTYGYSPIQTQLYSVPPWAAAFAFSLCVAFASDKLRHRACFAIFAILVAIAGFATLLSVHDNHKVQYGALFLVTMGAYTAMPIVVCWFNMNLGGHRRRSIGSAWQVGFGNIGGIIAVYSFLAKDAPKFIPGYSICIAFTILSIIACITYGAVCLYENRKRAANPPERELTDDEKAELGDNAPTYRYML, from the exons ATGGCTCTCAACTCCAGGGAGAAGGAGAGCGGTAACGAGTCTCCTGTGTCTTATGATGCCGAGCGCATTAATACCATTGGCGATGGTGTTGTGACAGACAACGTCCAGCTTGTTTGTCCGTCCTCTACAACGGATAGCAAGCTCATGGCCAAGATTGATTTCCATGTCATTCCTTTCCTGTGTATCATGTACTTGCTTGCCTTCCTGG ACCGTGTCAATATCGCCAACGCCGATGTCTTTGGCCTCTCTGAAGAGCTTGGTCTCGAAAAGACAGAATACAACACCGCCCTCGTCGTTTTCTTCGTCCCGTACATCCTCTTCGAGATCCCTTCAAACATTCTTCTGAAGCGCTTCAAGCCCCATGTCTGGCTGAGTCTGAACATGTTTCTTTTTGGCCTCACCACCCTTCTTCAAGGCTTTGTCCAGAACTACAGTGGCTTGATCGCCACTCGTTTCTTCTTGGGTCTTTTTGAGACGGGCATGTTTCCTGGTG CCTTCTACCTTATCGGAATGTTTTATCGGCGGCAGGAGGCTCAGAGGAGATACTCCTTCTTTTTTAACAGTACGACTCTTGCTGGCGCGTTCGGTGGTCTTCTTGCTGCAGCTATTGGAAAGATGAGCGGTGTTCGCGGCTATGCCGGTTGGCGCTGGATCTTCATCCTTGAGGGCGGTCTCACTGTCCTCgtgagcttcttcttctacttTCTGCTGCCCAACTTCCCTGAGCAAGCCAAATGGCTCACTCCCGAAGAGAAGGATTATGTCATCGCTAGACTGCGCGCCGATCAGGGTCACGCCGGTGCCGAGCGTAAGACGACCTTCTCTGATGCCCTCAACGTGCTCAAAGACTACAAGATCATCATTGGCGGTTTTATGTACTTTGGTCTTATTGTGCCTGCTTACGGATATGCCTACTTCGCACCTGGTATTATCAAGACCTACGGATACAGCCCTATCCAAACACAGCTTTACAGTGTTCCACCATGGGCTGCTGCTTTCGCATTCTCGCTCTGCGTGGCTTTTGCTTCAGATAAGTTGCGCCACAGAGCGTGCTTCGCCATCTTTGCCATTCTCGTCGCCATCGCTGGATTCGCCACTCTTCTTTCTGTCCACGATAACCACAAGGTTCAGTATGGCGCTCTGTTCCTCGTCACTATGGGTGCTTACACCGCCATGCCCATCGTTGTGTGTTGGTTCAACATGAACCTTGGAGGTCACAGGAGAAGAAGTATTGGCAGCGCATGGCAGGTTGGTTTCGGAAACATTGGTGGTATCATCGCTGTGTACTCTTTCTTGGCAAAGGATGCTCCCAAGTTCATCCCGGGCTATTCCATTTGCATTGCCTTTACGATTCTCTCCATTATCGCCTGTATCACATACGGCGCGGTTTGTCTGTACGAGAACAGAAAGAGGGCCGCGAATCCCCCAGAGAGGGAGCTCACCGATGACGAGAAGGCTGAGTTGGGCGACAATGCGCCTACCTACCGATATATGTTGTAA
- a CDS encoding hypothetical protein (BUSCO:49808at5125) encodes MATIRHARLEDAPIILQLIQELADYEKEPDANKATVETLQATIAFAPSDSPNADASVVPATEPISPTKPARCLLLISPEGEAVGMALYFYNYSTWRSRAGIYLEDLYVRESERGKGYGKKLLSTLAKQVIAMDGVRLDWVVLKWNEPSIKFYESIGAYPMSDWVGMRVDNEGLNKLANLTD; translated from the exons ATGGCGACAATTCGACATGCCCGCCTCGAGG ACGCTCCCATAATTCTTCAGCTCATCCAGGAGCTCGCCGATTACGAGAAGGAGCCAGATGCCAACAAGGCTACCGTTGAAACCCTACAGGCCACAATTGCCTTCGCGCCATCCGACTCCCCCAACGCCGACGCCTCTGTCGTCCCCGCCACCGAGCCCATCTCACCAACGAAGCCCGCCAGATGCCTCCTCCTAATTTCCCCCGAAGGTGAAGCCGTCGGTATGgcattatacttttataactaCAGCACGTGGCGCTCGCGCGCAGGCATCTATCTCGAGGATCTGTACGTCCGAGAATCGGAGCGCGGCAAGGGATACGGCAAGAAGTTGCTGAGTACGTTGGCCAAGCAGGTCATTGCCATGGATGGCGTTCGGCTCGACTGGGTGGTCCTCAAGTGGAACGAACCTAGCATCAAGTTCTATGAGAGCATCGGCGCCTACCCTATGAGCGATTGGGTTGGTATGCGGGTGGACAATGAGGGCTTGAACAAGTTGGCCAACTTGACGGATTAA
- a CDS encoding hypothetical protein (BUSCO:38375at5125): protein MPRPNSNIPSFLPPRHLYRNILRETSYLPPAIRPTITTQIRSKFRKHHKYDPLQDKHRAKGANVLRKLRAANSGSPQWMEELLMHAFARKGSRRRSLISDFLRPQPPSNTKALEATIKGIQEDKKPDDEVVNKPTETTIENEYSQEEQKTEEQRAESAVGTPSDKKEEASRKILVRRGPKPLQPTFYHKWDIIKLRNLQISQRARQDSADISWPRTDIRSILPEIPETNIWGKPTPERVCQAKTAHFWKRSISKIMPPLDKSEWEFLGQLSQGAQENEQWKIPKRRTAANPLRVVKSDKSPTLDWNWESYATQPTNKIERINPLSQFAHVGPDKTDHPYHHHSDRDLQELTPRWFRRAYQRIWQLSPKIETRPGMGKKGFTWGSFNTAITAPSRRQLEVFKDVPPKPGPKNKEKKK, encoded by the coding sequence ATGCCCCGTCCAAATTCAAATATCCCTAGCTTCCTCCCTCCTCGCCATCTTTATCGAAATATCCTCCGCGAGACGTCATATCTACCCCCAGCGATTCGACCAACCATCACCACACAAATTCGTTCCAAGTTCCGAAAACACCACAAATATGACCCTCTACAAGACAAGCACCGTGCTAAGGGTGCCAATGTCTTGCGCAAGCTGAGAGCGGCCAATAGTGGAAGCCCGCAGTGGATGGAAGAATTATTGATGCATGCTTTTGCAAGGAAGGGATCCCGAAGGCGAAGCCTTATTTCCGACTTTCTAAGGCCTCAACCTCCCAGCAACACAAAAGCTTTGGAGGCGACAATTAAAGGCATCCAAGAAGACAAAAAGCCGGACGATGAGGTGGTCAATAAACCAACCGAAACGACGATCGAGAACGAATATTCTCAAGAGGAACAAAAGACAGAGGAACAAAGAGCGGAAAGCGCAGTCGGCACACCAAGCGacaaaaaggaagaagcGTCCAGGAAGATTCTAGTCAGACGTGGACCGAAGCCCCTCCAGCCTACATTCTATCACAAATGGGATATTATAAAACTCAGAAACCTACAAATATCTCAAAGAGCACGTCAAGATTCGGCGGACATCTCTTGGCCCAGGACTGATATTAGAAGCATTCTACCTGAAATTCCAGAAACTAATATCTGGGGAAAACCAACCCCCGAGAGGGTCTGCCAAGCCAAAACGGCGCACTTCTGGAAACGTTCTATTAGCAAAATAATGCCACCACTCGACAAAAGCGAATGGGAATTTCTTGGTCAACTATCCCAAGGCGCCCAGGAGAACGAGCAGTGGAAAATTCCAAAAAGGAGGACAGCTGCGAATCCTTTACGAGTCGTCAAGTCAGACAAGTCACCAACCCTGGACTGGAACTGGGAGAGTTACGCCACTCAACCCACCAACAAAATCGAGCGCATCAATCCGCTTTCGCAGTTTGCACATGTCGGTCCGGACAAAACGGATCATCCATACCACCACCACTCAGATCGCGATCTTCAGGAACTGACGCCCAGATGGTTCCGCCGTGCTTATCAGAGAATCTGGCAACTTAGCCCTAAGATAGAAACGAGGCCAGGTATGGGAAAGAAAGGCTTTACTTGGGGTAGTTTCAATACTGCTATTACTGCTCCCTCAAGAAGACAACTCGAAGTGTTCAAGGATGTTCCGCCAAAGCCAGGTCCCAAGaataaggaaaagaaaaaatga
- a CDS encoding hypothetical protein (BUSCO:7122at5125), translated as MSQQSQSGMGNSFRGGYNGDPDNSGIYSASYSGVDVYEMEVNNIAVMRRRNDSWLNATQILKVAGVDKGKRTKILEKEIQTGEHEKVQGGYGKYQGTWIKFDRGLQVCRQYGVEELLRPLLTYDMGQDGGVAGRGDFNTPTKEQAMAAQRKRLYNQSADGRANGVSGTFFKNISTTASHAVAAISKARFDSPGPRSSRNGASRTASFSRQASMQNGDDFPSNSQQSFASDYGQQVDSAYSTQQANNSVQMAEPDPPRKRQRVTMTPAESFNGYGQNMDMYAATYPGSPTEPNESFMYTQSAIHDRSPMEEGTGPLPPLPYEMSPDVETKRNVLMGLFLETTGTDPTKNDTLRGFTPLELDMPIDLQSHTALHWAATLARMPLLRALIAAGASPSRVNASGETALMRACLVTNSQDHNSFPDLLEVLGGTIEARDHKGRTVLHHIAVTSAVKGRNAASRYYLESLLEWVVRQGSAPNSQNAQTNGNGPSNSQAASPKMGIARFMSEIVNAQDSVGDTALNIAARIGNRSIISQLLEVGADPNIANRVGLRPLDFGIGSEKAENKSNGEANVENGAVGTNQRSRESSDEIVASISHLLSETGSTFQAEMKAKQASLDTLHSTLRTTSTQLGEARRSLEHLTATLKKQQLAKQKVANLSHAREAEQVRLMQEQSRASQPNPSSSWETELSAMLEAADDTSDGELGGEGLLPSAAVLEARVRAVKKRCESTRKMVSALKGRSRDTEVKYRRVVALCTGVQEDEVDAVIDGLLKAVESEQEELEINRVRRFLGGVEGVH; from the exons ATGAGTCAACAATCGCAATCAGGCATGGGTAATTCGTTCCGAGGAGGTTACAATGGCGACCCAGATAATTCCGGTATCTATTCG GCATCATATTCCGGCGTGGATGTGTACGAAATGGAAGTCAACAATATCGCTGTGATGCGCCGTCGCAACGACTCATGGCTTAATGCCACTCAGATCCTCAAGGTCGCGGGAGTTGACAAAGGAAAGCGCACTAAGATTCTCGAAAAAGAAATCCAAACGGGCGAACACGAGAAAGTCCAGGGCGGATATGGCAAATACCAGGGTACTTGGATAAAGTTCGACCGTGGTTTGCAAGTATGCCGCCAATACGGTGTTGAGGAGCTTCTACGGCCACTCCTTACCTACGACATGGGTCAAGACGGAGGTGTCGCCGGGCGAGGTGATTTCAATACACCAACAAAAGAGCAAGCAATGGCCGCACAAAGAAAACGATTATACAACCAGAGTGCAGACGGAAGAGCTAATGGCGTATCCGGGACATTTTTTAAGAACATTTCTACGACTGCGTCGCATGCCGTTGCAGCTATTAGCAAAGCTCGGTTCGACTCACCGGGTCCCAGGAGTAGTCGCAATGGTGCTTCGAGAACAGCTTCTTTCAGCCGTCAAGCATCAATGCAGAACGGCGATGATTTCCCTAGCAACTCGCAGCAAAGTTTTGCCTCTGACTACGGCCAACAAGTTGATTCAGCGTACTCGACTCAACAAGCCAATAACTCAGTTCAGATGGCCGAACCAGATCCCCCTCGAAAACGCCAACGCGTGACGATGACACCGGCCGAAAGCTTCAACGGATACGGGCAGAATATGGATATGTATGCAGCGACATACCCTGGGTCACCAACGGAACCTAATGAGTCGTTTATGTACACCCAGAGTGCTATCCACGATCGATCACCGATGGAAGAGGGCACTGGACCTCTACCACCCCTCCCTTACGAGATGTCTCCAGACGTCGAAACCAAGCGTAATGTGCTTATGGGGCTATTTCTGGAAACAACGGGCACTGATCCTACCAAAAATGATACCCTTCGGGGGTTTACACCATTGGAGTTGGACATGCCAATCGACTTACAGAGCCACACTGCGCTCCACTGGGCCGCAACTCTTGCTCGCATGCCTTTGCTACGTGCTCTAATCGCTGCTGGTGCTTCTCCGTCTCGTGTAAATGCATCAGGGGAAACGGCGCTTATGCGAGCTTGCTTGGTGACAAATTCTCAAGACCATAACTCGTTCCCTGATCTTCTAGAGGTTCTAGGTGGAACAATAGAGGCTCGTGATCACAAGGGACGGACGGTTCTTCACCACATTGCTGTAACTAGTGCAGTCAAGGGTAGGAATGCGGCAAGTCGCTATTATCTCGAAAGTCTCCTGGAGTGGGTGGTTAGACAGGGCAGCGCACCTAACAGCCAAAATGCTCAAACAAACGGAAATGGTCCTAGCAATTCGCAAGCAGCTAGCCCCAAAATGGGCATTGCTCGATTCATGAGCGAGATTGTCAATGCCCAAGACAGTGTTGGCGACACAGCCTTGAACATCGCCGCCCGTATAGGTAACCGGAGCATTATTTCTCAACTGTTGGAGGTTGGCGCCGATCCAAACATCGCAAACCGTGTTGGCCTACGACCGCTTGACTTTGGTATTGGAAGCGAGAAAGCTGAGAACAAGTCCAATGGAGAAGCAAATGTTGAAAACGGCGCTGTAGGCACGAATCAGCGTAGTCGAGAAAGCAGTGATGAAATCGTTGCTT CCATTTCTCATCTTCTATCAGAAACAGGCTCAACATTTCAGGCCGAGATGAAGGCTAAGCAAGCGTCTCTAGACACCCTTCACAGCACCCTCCGTACCACATCAACACAACTTGGCGAGGCCAGACGAAGCCTCGAGCACCTAACTGCTACgctgaagaagcagcaaTTAGCAAAGCAAAAGGTCGCCAACCTATCACACGCCCGTGAAGCTGAGCAAGTACGCCTGATGCAAGAGCAGTCTCGGGCTTCACAACCCAACccctcatcatcatgggaAACTGAATTATCAGCTATGCTCGAGGCCGCCGACGACACATCGGATGGAGAGTTAGGTGGCGAGGGTCTCCTCCCCTCCGCGGCAGTCCTTGAAGCTCGGGTTCGTGCTGTGAAGAAGCGATGCGAGTCAACCCGAAAGATGGTGTCAGCCCTCAAAGGACGAAGTCGCGACACCGAAGTCAAGTATCGTCGTGTGGTAGCTCTATGCACTGGTGTTCAAGAAGACGAGGTCGACGCTGTCATCGACGGTCTACTCAAGGCTGTGGAGAGCGAACAAGAAGAGCTCGAAATTAATCGTGTCAGGCGCTTCCTTGGCGGAGTGGAAGGAGTGCACTAA